In the Moraxella osloensis genome, one interval contains:
- the kdsA gene encoding 3-deoxy-8-phosphooctulonate synthase, whose product MTTNLPTPQSHIQLNDITIGNDQPFVLFGGMNVLESKDLAFEIAESYIDICKRLNIGYVFKASFDKANRSSLYSFRGPGLEKGIDWLSDIKKAFKVPIITDVHEPYQAEPVAAVADIIQLPAFLSRQTDLVAAMAKTGAIINVKKAQFLAPHEMKHIINKCLEAGNDKIILCERGSAFGYNNLVVDMLGFDTMKKMQVPVFFDVTHSLQQPGARADSAGGRREQIATLARAGMATGLAGLFLEAHPNPDVAKCDGPCALRLSQLEPFLAQLKQLDTLVKGFKVLDTH is encoded by the coding sequence ATGACCACTAACTTACCGACACCACAATCTCATATTCAGCTCAATGATATTACCATCGGCAATGATCAACCGTTTGTACTGTTTGGCGGCATGAATGTACTAGAAAGTAAAGATTTGGCATTTGAAATTGCTGAAAGCTATATTGACATCTGTAAGCGCTTAAATATCGGCTATGTGTTTAAGGCAAGTTTTGATAAAGCCAATCGCTCAAGTTTGTACTCGTTTCGTGGTCCAGGTCTGGAAAAAGGTATCGACTGGCTAAGCGACATCAAAAAAGCGTTTAAAGTGCCCATTATCACTGACGTACACGAACCGTACCAAGCTGAGCCTGTGGCAGCCGTGGCGGATATTATCCAGTTACCCGCGTTTTTGAGTCGCCAAACCGACTTGGTAGCAGCGATGGCAAAAACCGGCGCGATTATTAATGTCAAAAAAGCACAGTTTTTGGCACCCCATGAGATGAAGCATATCATCAATAAATGCCTAGAAGCCGGTAATGATAAAATCATCTTGTGCGAGCGTGGCAGCGCGTTTGGTTATAACAATCTCGTTGTCGATATGCTTGGCTTTGACACTATGAAAAAAATGCAGGTTCCCGTGTTTTTTGATGTGACTCATAGCCTTCAGCAGCCAGGTGCAAGAGCAGATAGTGCAGGCGGTCGCCGAGAACAGATTGCCACGTTGGCACGCGCTGGCATGGCAACAGGATTGGCAGGGTTATTTTTGGAAGCGCATCCAAATCCTGATGTCGCCAAATGCGATGGCCCTTGTGCGCTGCGGCTGAGCCAGCTTGAGCCGTTTTTAGCCCAGTTAAAACAGCTTGATACGTTAGTCAAAGGGTTTAAGGTGTTAGATACTCATTAA
- a CDS encoding porin, which yields MKKLLLATAVAALSVSAAHAAPTVYGKILLTTDYVDGNLTVKKDGNKLIDEDYSTTQLNSSGSSNVTGSRIGFKGAEALTANTDLVYQLEYGIDVDADKGRNFRSRDTYIGLSNKQYGTLVAGSLYAIDDNINYAGQTVSLYDTYSTGFSVEDADKETAAILGVDEGETVKLNLAFWDGNRANNALAYFSPSYNGLQFMGMYVMEEKNSTDLWTKSEAFGAGLKYEPTNQPFRAGATYIKSSDFSTARVSGAFDVNAATTLGALYQVTDLEDLDKDKNENLFTLSGSYAIPATKWKAYAQGDMVKNMSGRDGLDGSRFVVGGKYGFNAATTGHLYTGYSKIEFSEDGSDLDASGFGLGAGLEYKF from the coding sequence ATGAAAAAATTACTTTTAGCCACAGCCGTCGCTGCACTTTCAGTTTCTGCTGCCCATGCTGCTCCAACAGTTTACGGTAAAATTCTGTTAACTACTGACTATGTTGATGGTAACTTAACAGTAAAGAAAGATGGTAATAAATTAATCGATGAAGATTATAGTACCACTCAACTAAATTCTTCAGGTTCAAGTAATGTGACAGGTTCACGTATCGGTTTTAAAGGTGCGGAAGCATTAACAGCTAATACTGACCTAGTGTATCAATTAGAATATGGTATTGATGTTGATGCGGACAAAGGTCGAAACTTCCGTTCACGCGATACTTATATTGGTCTATCAAACAAACAATATGGTACTTTAGTTGCTGGTAGTTTGTATGCAATCGATGATAATATCAATTACGCAGGTCAAACTGTAAGTCTATATGACACCTATAGCACAGGTTTCAGCGTCGAAGATGCTGATAAAGAAACAGCAGCTATTTTAGGTGTTGACGAAGGCGAGACAGTAAAATTAAACTTGGCATTTTGGGACGGTAATCGCGCTAACAATGCCCTTGCTTACTTCTCTCCATCATACAATGGTCTTCAGTTCATGGGCATGTATGTTATGGAAGAAAAAAATTCAACTGATTTATGGACTAAATCAGAAGCATTCGGTGCAGGCTTAAAATATGAGCCAACTAACCAACCTTTCCGTGCAGGTGCAACCTATATCAAATCTAGCGACTTCAGTACTGCGCGCGTAAGTGGAGCATTTGATGTAAATGCTGCTACTACATTAGGCGCACTATATCAAGTTACAGATTTAGAAGATTTAGATAAAGATAAAAATGAGAACTTATTTACTCTAAGCGGCTCATACGCAATTCCTGCTACAAAATGGAAAGCTTACGCACAAGGCGATATGGTAAAAAACATGAGTGGTCGTGATGGCTTAGATGGTTCACGTTTTGTAGTTGGTGGTAAATATGGTTTTAATGCTGCAACAACTGGTCACCTATATACCGGTTACAGCAAAATTGAATTTAGCGAAGATGGTTCTGATCTAGATGCAAGTGGTTTTGGTCTAGGTGCAGGCTTAGAATACAAATTCTAA
- a CDS encoding transposase, whose translation MNKDMIELYSDYLIASFGQVTATGLANLLQGSIYHDSITRFLNSETLTAKEQWQLIKPMLRQHENATPNAIGYLIFDDTIQPKPHTSVDDINCWHYDHTQNKNVKGINLLNCLYHRKDIDIPLSFDIITKSNVFTDDKGNVKRKSDKTKNQRLLDMFDRAIKNQVKFDYVLADSWFSAKATFKHIRKANKHFIFALKSNRLVALTPDDREKGNFVRIDESNLPDNTPVRGFLNDYHDEVLLLRRVFTNKDDSTGVLYLVCSDLQCDKDKFINGYQKRWQVEVYHKSLKQNANLGKSPAHSQRARFNHMFLATYAVFKLECLKIKTKLNHFALRTKLLISANQSAFAQLKAISGA comes from the coding sequence ATGAACAAAGACATGATAGAACTCTACAGCGACTACCTCATCGCAAGTTTTGGGCAAGTCACCGCCACAGGACTTGCCAATCTACTACAAGGGAGCATCTACCATGACAGCATCACCCGCTTTCTAAACAGTGAAACACTCACCGCCAAAGAACAATGGCAACTGATTAAACCCATGCTAAGACAGCATGAAAATGCCACACCCAATGCCATCGGCTATCTCATCTTTGATGACACCATACAGCCCAAACCGCACACAAGCGTCGACGACATCAACTGCTGGCACTACGACCACACCCAAAACAAAAATGTTAAAGGCATTAACCTGCTTAACTGTCTGTATCATCGCAAAGATATCGACATACCCTTAAGCTTTGACATCATTACCAAATCCAATGTCTTTACCGATGACAAAGGCAACGTTAAACGTAAAAGTGATAAAACCAAAAACCAGCGACTGCTTGATATGTTTGATAGGGCAATCAAAAACCAAGTCAAATTCGACTATGTATTAGCCGATTCTTGGTTTTCAGCCAAAGCGACATTCAAACATATTCGTAAAGCTAACAAGCATTTCATCTTTGCGTTAAAGTCAAATCGCTTGGTGGCTTTAACCCCTGATGATAGAGAAAAAGGTAACTTTGTACGTATTGATGAATCTAATCTACCCGATAATACCCCTGTTCGCGGCTTTTTAAATGACTATCATGATGAAGTCTTGTTATTACGCCGAGTCTTTACAAACAAGGACGATTCTACAGGGGTGTTATATCTGGTATGCTCAGATTTGCAATGCGACAAGGATAAATTTATCAACGGCTATCAAAAACGATGGCAGGTTGAAGTGTATCATAAGTCGTTAAAGCAAAATGCCAATTTGGGTAAGTCGCCTGCTCATAGCCAAAGGGCTCGGTTTAATCATATGTTTTTAGCCACGTATGCGGTGTTTAAGCTTGAGTGTTTGAAAATCAAAACCAAGTTGAATCATTTCGCTTTGCGTACGAAGTTACTAATTTCTGCTAATCAGTCGGCTTTTGCCCAGCTTAAGGCTATTAGCGGTGCGTAA
- a CDS encoding heavy metal translocating P-type ATPase, with product MTTQSIHASDNAHTEQIILDIDGMTCQACASRIEKVLNKKPAIVQADVNYANEVAQVQFDASQTNAEQIVEWVKKTGYEAKVQPQNALFEHEAHEQKAPYTLIAVWICLLPFLIGMAGMMMGSHALMPPLWLQFVLATIVQFGLSMAFYKSAWASIKGGLANMDVLVVLGTLTIWAYSTYSWLSYLQTTAQMGHDGMAHSMPHVYFEASVMVIAFVKMGKYLEARTKKHSLNSINLLLALTPEQVEVKNPNPQSPDAQWKILPLEQVTAGQILRAKAGTRIATDGIVTAGEGWCDESHLTGESVPLSKHIGSTVLAGAMVENGSFEYQITAKGSQTRLGDMIQALNDAQGSKAHIARLADRVAGIFVPVVVAIALLTFFANYWFLGAFDTALMRAVSVLVIACPCALGLATPAAIMAGMGVAARSGVWFKDAQALEAAGAIDTVVLDKTGTITQGKPQLSAAYLIDDNLKLFNLDKAALLQLVASVERHANHPLATTLVNYAEFYNKQTDMPQSPAAFTISHVETVLGQGIQAQVAPIGRVKIGTPSFANLQLPAATMQANPVWQIASQVAVSINDTPVAAFALADELKQDSIKVIASLQAHHLDVVVMSGDKQSVVDFIAQQVKANQAFGELSPRDKAQKIDSLQQQGKKVAMVGDGVNDAPAMATATASFAVEGATDIAKHSATARLMGESLKHVDYAVTIARATLRNIKQNLFFAFIYNCLGIPLAAFGLLNPMIAAAAMALSSISVLLNALRLTRMKVIS from the coding sequence ATGACTACCCAATCGATACACGCGTCAGACAACGCCCATACCGAGCAAATCATTCTTGATATTGATGGCATGACTTGTCAAGCCTGTGCCAGCCGCATCGAAAAAGTGCTCAATAAAAAGCCTGCGATAGTGCAAGCCGATGTCAATTATGCCAATGAAGTAGCGCAGGTGCAGTTTGATGCATCACAAACCAACGCCGAGCAGATTGTAGAATGGGTGAAAAAGACAGGCTATGAGGCAAAAGTTCAGCCGCAGAACGCGCTATTTGAGCATGAAGCCCATGAGCAAAAAGCGCCCTACACCTTGATTGCGGTTTGGATTTGCTTGCTGCCTTTTTTGATTGGCATGGCAGGCATGATGATGGGCAGTCACGCACTGATGCCGCCGCTATGGCTACAATTTGTGTTGGCGACTATCGTACAGTTTGGCTTGTCGATGGCGTTTTACAAAAGTGCCTGGGCGAGTATCAAAGGTGGTCTTGCCAATATGGACGTGCTGGTGGTGCTCGGCACACTGACAATTTGGGCGTATTCAACCTATAGTTGGTTAAGCTATCTGCAAACCACAGCCCAAATGGGGCATGATGGGATGGCGCATAGCATGCCCCATGTGTATTTTGAAGCCAGCGTGATGGTGATTGCCTTTGTCAAAATGGGGAAATACCTAGAAGCCCGTACCAAAAAACATAGCCTAAATAGCATCAATTTGCTATTAGCGCTCACCCCTGAGCAAGTGGAAGTTAAAAACCCCAATCCACAAAGCCCAGATGCGCAGTGGAAAATCCTGCCCCTTGAGCAAGTCACGGCTGGTCAAATTTTACGTGCTAAAGCAGGTACTCGCATTGCCACTGATGGCATCGTCACCGCTGGCGAAGGTTGGTGTGATGAGAGCCATTTGACGGGTGAATCAGTGCCCCTATCTAAACATATTGGCAGTACGGTGCTAGCAGGTGCCATGGTAGAAAACGGCAGCTTTGAATACCAAATCACCGCCAAAGGTAGCCAAACACGGCTTGGCGATATGATACAAGCGCTCAACGACGCGCAAGGCAGTAAAGCCCACATCGCCCGTCTCGCAGATAGAGTCGCGGGGATTTTTGTGCCGGTGGTGGTTGCCATCGCTTTGTTGACTTTTTTTGCCAATTATTGGTTCTTAGGCGCGTTTGACACCGCACTCATGCGCGCGGTATCGGTGTTAGTGATTGCTTGCCCCTGTGCATTGGGACTGGCGACGCCGGCAGCCATCATGGCGGGCATGGGTGTGGCAGCACGCTCAGGGGTTTGGTTTAAAGATGCGCAAGCCTTAGAAGCGGCAGGTGCAATTGATACGGTAGTACTCGATAAAACAGGCACCATCACCCAAGGTAAACCCCAATTATCTGCAGCGTACCTGATAGATGACAATCTAAAACTGTTTAACTTAGACAAAGCGGCACTGCTGCAGCTTGTTGCCAGTGTCGAGCGTCATGCAAACCACCCGCTTGCGACCACGCTAGTGAACTATGCTGAATTTTACAATAAACAGACTGATATGCCTCAAAGTCCAGCAGCATTTACCATAAGCCATGTAGAGACAGTGCTCGGGCAGGGGATACAGGCACAGGTAGCCCCTATTGGGCGGGTGAAAATCGGCACGCCAAGTTTTGCCAATCTTCAGTTGCCTGCAGCGACTATGCAAGCCAATCCTGTTTGGCAAATTGCCAGTCAAGTGGCGGTCAGTATCAATGACACGCCTGTGGCAGCCTTTGCGCTAGCCGATGAGCTCAAACAAGACAGTATCAAGGTGATTGCGTCGCTGCAAGCCCATCATCTGGATGTGGTGGTGATGAGTGGTGACAAGCAGTCGGTAGTTGACTTTATCGCCCAACAAGTCAAAGCAAACCAAGCCTTTGGTGAGCTATCACCCCGTGATAAAGCGCAAAAAATTGATAGCCTACAACAACAAGGCAAAAAGGTGGCAATGGTGGGCGATGGGGTGAATGATGCCCCTGCAATGGCAACAGCGACCGCAAGTTTTGCGGTAGAAGGCGCAACCGATATTGCCAAGCATAGCGCCACGGCAAGGCTGATGGGCGAGTCACTCAAACATGTCGATTATGCGGTCACAATTGCCCGCGCAACCCTGCGTAATATTAAGCAAAACCTATTTTTTGCGTTTATCTATAATTGCCTTGGTATACCGTTAGCAGCATTTGGGCTACTCAATCCGATGATTGCGGCAGCAGCGATGGCGCTGAGCTCGATTTCTGTATTACTTAATGCCTTGCGACTCACCCGCATGAAAGTCATTTCCTAA
- a CDS encoding heavy-metal-associated domain-containing protein: protein MAIQTVAYDLKGINDPAGYEEVMKALTTIGGVQAVHLEPESHRVIVSFDDTQTSVFAFKAALTNVDYITEPFPIEAPANPANNRTLMGDLAKDGRLS, encoded by the coding sequence ATGGCAATTCAAACAGTCGCGTATGATTTAAAAGGCATTAATGACCCAGCAGGCTATGAGGAAGTCATGAAAGCTCTAACCACCATCGGCGGGGTGCAGGCAGTGCATCTTGAACCTGAAAGTCATCGCGTGATTGTCAGCTTTGATGATACCCAGACATCCGTTTTTGCCTTCAAAGCTGCGCTGACCAATGTCGACTATATCACCGAGCCGTTCCCGATTGAAGCACCTGCCAACCCTGCCAATAATCGCACTTTAATGGGTGATTTGGCAAAAGATGGCAGACTTTCCTAA
- a CDS encoding septum formation initiator family protein: protein MTYLRQLFMIIFAVIVLVCLQYQYWFGTNGRGDLAALNKQISEQQFINSDQQKANEVLLADVKDLKSGLEAVEEHARSDLGLIKQGETFVQMSTASSVYSTDVITPTAQNTATPHP, encoded by the coding sequence ATGACTTATTTGCGTCAACTGTTTATGATTATTTTTGCGGTGATTGTGTTGGTATGTCTACAATACCAGTATTGGTTTGGCACCAATGGTCGTGGCGATTTGGCAGCGTTAAATAAACAAATCAGCGAACAGCAATTCATCAATAGTGATCAGCAAAAAGCCAATGAGGTATTGCTTGCCGATGTTAAAGACTTAAAAAGTGGACTTGAAGCGGTGGAAGAACACGCTCGCTCTGATTTAGGCTTAATCAAACAAGGTGAAACCTTTGTGCAAATGTCGACCGCTAGCAGTGTGTACAGTACCGATGTCATCACACCGACTGCCCAAAATACCGCCACGCCTCACCCATAA
- a CDS encoding DUF305 domain-containing protein codes for MNNIVGLSWVVALALGMTACTKNDTNQTATTASSTHASITQAASMTQAQSMHHMGSAAGTQSQSQPPHIMAYMDIMNKMHQAMSAGVQAKNADVGFAKGMIPHHEGAIAMAKVELQYGKDAEMKALAQKIVDTQQSEISVMQNWLDKNEASQPAASNAKEITQAYQQKDMSNHDAMMQGTMDANPDVAFAKGMIPHHQGAIDMATIEQTYGKNPAMLTLAKQIKQAQTPEIKQMQDWLSKQAH; via the coding sequence ATGAATAACATCGTAGGTTTGTCATGGGTGGTGGCATTGGCGCTAGGTATGACGGCTTGTACAAAAAATGACACTAACCAAACCGCAACGACAGCATCAAGTACCCATGCGAGTATAACCCAAGCGGCGAGTATGACCCAAGCGCAATCAATGCATCATATGGGTTCGGCAGCGGGCACGCAGTCACAATCGCAGCCGCCGCATATCATGGCTTATATGGATATCATGAATAAAATGCACCAAGCCATGTCAGCAGGGGTTCAAGCTAAGAATGCCGATGTGGGTTTTGCCAAAGGCATGATACCGCATCATGAAGGCGCAATTGCGATGGCAAAAGTGGAGCTGCAATATGGCAAAGATGCCGAAATGAAAGCCCTTGCACAAAAAATCGTCGATACCCAGCAAAGTGAAATCAGCGTGATGCAAAACTGGTTGGACAAGAACGAAGCCAGTCAACCAGCGGCGAGCAATGCCAAAGAAATAACGCAAGCGTATCAGCAAAAAGACATGAGCAACCACGATGCCATGATGCAAGGCACTATGGATGCCAACCCCGATGTCGCCTTTGCCAAGGGTATGATACCGCATCACCAAGGCGCGATTGATATGGCAACGATAGAACAAACTTATGGTAAAAATCCAGCGATGCTAACACTCGCCAAGCAGATTAAACAAGCGCAAACGCCAGAAATCAAACAAATGCAAGATTGGCTTAGCAAACAAGCCCATTAA
- a CDS encoding MerR family DNA-binding protein: MNINEVAKLTELSPRQIREYEKLGLLQTIQRSDSGYRVFSDTQLQRLKFIKHARDVGFSLAQIEALLALQDNKGRSNAQVKALTRNHIDELSDKIQRLQSMKTTLQGWHDSCLGDGSPTCSILEGLQDGVQNGSVTKHACHIERGH; this comes from the coding sequence ATGAATATTAATGAAGTCGCTAAATTGACTGAGTTATCGCCTAGACAAATTCGTGAGTACGAAAAACTCGGTTTATTACAAACTATCCAACGCAGTGACAGCGGTTATCGTGTCTTTAGCGATACCCAATTACAGCGTCTAAAATTTATCAAACATGCCCGTGATGTAGGATTTTCGTTAGCGCAAATTGAAGCGTTATTGGCTCTACAAGACAACAAGGGGCGTAGCAATGCCCAAGTCAAAGCGTTAACCCGCAATCACATCGATGAACTAAGCGATAAAATACAGCGGTTACAATCAATGAAAACCACCCTGCAAGGATGGCACGATAGTTGTTTGGGAGATGGCTCGCCTACCTGTAGCATTTTAGAGGGCTTGCAAGATGGCGTACAAAATGGTTCAGTGACCAAGCACGCTTGCCACATCGAGCGTGGCCACTGA
- a CDS encoding CTP synthase, with protein sequence MTKFIFVTGGVVSSLGKGITAASVAAILEARGLKVTMTKMDPYINIDPGTMSPFQHGEVFVTEDGAETDLDLGYYERFLRHSKMTQRNNFTSGRIYSTVIEKERRGDYLGGTIQVIPHITDEIKARIRASGEGYDIAMIEIGGTVGDIESLPFMEAVRQMQVELGRNNAMLMHLTLVPYIASAGESKTKPTQHSVKELRSIGLQPDVLICRSEHAISDDNRLKIASFTNVEQRAVILCPDAKSIYQIPSILHAQHLDDLICERFGLDTPEADLSDWHQFTQALLNTQETVTVAMVGKYVELPDAYKSINEALLHAGVANNVKVNIDYVDAEKLENDDSLFEHIKSADAVLVPGGFGERGTLGKMKAIRYARENNVPYLGICLGMQLAVIEFARNVLGLDANSTEFDKKTKAPLIGLITEWFDEKGELQVRSDASDLGGTMRLGAQKAELVEDSKLRQIYGSPVITERHRHRYEMNGRYIEQLENAGMKISGYSAKQHLVESVEIANHPWYVAVQFHPEFTSQPRGGHPLFNSFVAAAKQTKK encoded by the coding sequence ATGACAAAATTCATCTTTGTAACTGGCGGTGTCGTTTCTTCACTTGGCAAAGGTATCACCGCTGCATCGGTAGCCGCGATTCTTGAGGCACGTGGTCTAAAAGTCACCATGACCAAAATGGACCCTTATATCAATATTGATCCAGGTACAATGAGCCCGTTTCAGCATGGTGAAGTATTTGTTACCGAAGATGGCGCAGAGACTGACCTTGATTTGGGCTATTACGAGCGTTTTTTGCGCCACTCAAAAATGACGCAGCGCAACAACTTTACCAGTGGGCGTATTTATTCAACGGTGATTGAGAAAGAACGTCGCGGTGATTATTTGGGCGGTACGATACAGGTCATTCCGCATATTACCGATGAAATCAAAGCGCGTATTCGTGCCAGCGGCGAAGGCTACGATATTGCGATGATTGAAATCGGTGGTACTGTTGGTGATATTGAAAGCTTGCCATTCATGGAAGCGGTGCGTCAAATGCAAGTTGAACTTGGTCGCAACAATGCGATGCTGATGCATTTAACCCTCGTGCCTTATATCGCGAGTGCAGGCGAGAGCAAAACCAAACCAACCCAGCACTCAGTCAAAGAATTACGCAGCATTGGCTTGCAGCCTGATGTGTTAATCTGTCGTAGTGAACACGCGATTAGCGATGATAATCGCCTAAAAATTGCATCGTTTACCAATGTTGAGCAACGTGCCGTTATTCTTTGCCCAGATGCCAAATCCATTTATCAAATTCCAAGTATCCTACATGCCCAGCATTTAGATGATTTGATTTGTGAGCGCTTTGGGTTAGATACCCCAGAGGCGGACTTAAGTGATTGGCACCAGTTTACCCAAGCGTTGTTAAATACCCAAGAAACCGTAACTGTGGCAATGGTGGGTAAATACGTCGAACTGCCTGATGCTTATAAGTCAATCAATGAAGCCTTGCTACATGCGGGCGTGGCAAACAATGTCAAAGTCAATATTGACTATGTCGATGCCGAAAAACTTGAAAACGATGACAGCCTGTTTGAGCATATTAAATCTGCCGATGCTGTGCTTGTTCCTGGTGGATTCGGTGAGCGCGGCACCTTGGGTAAAATGAAAGCAATTCGCTATGCCCGCGAAAACAATGTGCCTTATTTGGGGATTTGTTTGGGGATGCAATTAGCCGTCATTGAGTTTGCGCGCAATGTATTGGGTTTAGATGCCAACTCAACAGAGTTTGATAAAAAAACCAAAGCGCCATTGATTGGTTTGATTACAGAATGGTTTGATGAAAAAGGTGAACTACAAGTGCGTAGTGACGCCTCGGACTTAGGCGGTACCATGCGTTTGGGTGCCCAAAAAGCCGAGCTTGTGGAAGACAGCAAGCTGCGCCAAATCTATGGCAGCCCTGTGATTACTGAGCGCCATCGTCACCGCTATGAAATGAACGGTCGCTATATCGAACAGCTAGAAAATGCCGGTATGAAAATTTCTGGTTATTCAGCCAAACAGCATTTGGTTGAGTCAGTAGAGATTGCAAATCATCCTTGGTATGTGGCGGTACAATTTCATCCAGAATTTACCAGCCAGCCACGCGGTGGTCATCCATTGTTCAATAGCTTTGTTGCAGCGGCGAAACAAACCAAAAAATAG
- a CDS encoding heavy-metal-associated domain-containing protein produces the protein MTTQTITLNIQGMTCGGCVKSVTNALNQVAGVQSVDVSLDHNNATISFDDSQAQQNTLKEAIEDAGFDVV, from the coding sequence ATGACAACCCAAACCATCACCTTAAATATCCAAGGCATGACTTGTGGCGGCTGCGTCAAAAGCGTAACCAATGCCCTCAATCAAGTGGCAGGGGTGCAATCTGTCGATGTCAGCCTTGACCATAACAACGCAACCATCAGCTTTGATGACAGCCAAGCACAACAAAACACGCTTAAAGAAGCGATTGAAGACGCTGGCTTTGACGTAGTATAA
- the eno gene encoding phosphopyruvate hydratase, translated as MYAEETTTNNQIKDIIAREILDSRGNPTIEADVILADGTIGRAAAPSGASTGSREALELRDGDASRYLGKGVKKAVANVNREIRSSLVDMDVSKQQDIDNKLLALDGTENKEKLGANATLAVSLAAARAAAQSQKLPLHQYIANLRGQTSLSMPVPMMNILNGGAHADNTVDIQEFMIEPVNFTSFSEALRAGTEVFHSLKSVLKKQGLNTAVGDEGGFAPNLRSNEEAITVIMQAIEQAGYTAGKDIYLALDCASSEFYHKNEQGNGQYVLEGEGNKAFSSEGFADYLAGLVSQYPIISIEDGLDESDWDGWAYLTQKLGDKVQLVGDDLFVTNPKILQEGIDKHIANAILIKFNQIGTLSETLDAIYLAKKNGYATVISHRSGETEDSTIADLAVGTAAGQIKTGSLCRSDRVAKYNQLLRIEQMVTASYHGADEFIGLRNPKA; from the coding sequence ATGTACGCTGAAGAAACCACCACCAATAACCAAATCAAAGATATCATTGCCCGCGAAATTTTGGACTCACGCGGCAACCCAACCATTGAAGCCGATGTGATTTTAGCGGATGGTACTATCGGTCGTGCAGCAGCACCATCGGGGGCATCGACAGGTTCACGTGAAGCGCTTGAGCTGCGTGATGGTGACGCATCACGCTATCTGGGTAAAGGGGTCAAAAAGGCCGTTGCCAACGTCAACCGCGAAATTCGTTCATCGCTGGTTGATATGGACGTATCCAAACAACAAGACATTGACAACAAATTATTAGCGCTTGATGGCACAGAAAACAAAGAAAAATTGGGCGCCAATGCCACCTTAGCAGTATCTTTAGCAGCAGCCCGTGCCGCCGCACAATCACAAAAACTGCCACTTCATCAGTACATTGCCAACCTACGTGGGCAAACATCACTATCGATGCCTGTACCGATGATGAACATCCTAAACGGCGGTGCCCACGCGGACAACACCGTTGATATCCAAGAGTTTATGATTGAGCCTGTTAATTTCACCAGCTTCAGTGAAGCCTTGCGTGCGGGTACAGAAGTGTTCCATAGCCTAAAATCTGTGCTAAAAAAACAAGGCTTGAACACCGCCGTCGGTGATGAAGGTGGCTTTGCACCAAACTTACGCTCAAACGAAGAAGCGATTACTGTCATCATGCAAGCGATTGAGCAAGCAGGGTATACCGCAGGTAAAGACATTTACTTAGCGCTTGATTGTGCTTCATCAGAGTTCTACCATAAAAATGAGCAAGGGAACGGTCAATACGTACTTGAAGGCGAAGGCAATAAAGCCTTTAGTTCAGAAGGTTTTGCGGATTATTTAGCAGGTCTTGTCAGCCAATATCCAATTATCTCGATTGAAGATGGTCTAGATGAAAGCGATTGGGATGGCTGGGCGTACTTAACGCAAAAATTGGGCGACAAAGTACAGCTCGTGGGCGACGATTTGTTTGTCACCAACCCAAAAATCCTACAAGAAGGTATCGACAAACATATTGCCAATGCGATTTTGATTAAATTTAACCAAATTGGTACGTTATCAGAAACCTTAGACGCCATTTATCTAGCGAAGAAAAATGGCTATGCCACCGTCATCTCACACCGCTCAGGTGAGACTGAAGACAGCACCATCGCTGACTTAGCCGTGGGGACTGCTGCAGGTCAAATCAAAACAGGCTCACTGTGCCGTTCTGACCGTGTTGCCAAATACAACCAACTGCTTCGTATCGAGCAGATGGTCACCGCAAGCTACCACGGTGCTGACGAGTTTATCGGTTTACGCAACCCAAAAGCCTAA